In one window of Dyella thiooxydans DNA:
- a CDS encoding CvpA family protein translates to MNWADYVIAAVIAISVLIGLWRGLVAEVLSLAIWIGSIWVAWAFGPTVAGYFDHSIHTPELRLVTGYGLCIVGMLIVGALVNAIFHRLVVGAGLSGPDRALGVLFGFARGVLLVALMVFLLGFTAVVREPWWHQSLLLPQFQGVAVAVGQHLPASTGRYLHPSPEVSDSLSRLKTGAEGADLSGMRRLLDAQAATLRGPLAAPTSPAPATSSPAVAPAGAPSHP, encoded by the coding sequence ATGAACTGGGCCGATTACGTCATCGCTGCGGTGATCGCCATTTCGGTGCTGATCGGCCTGTGGCGCGGGCTGGTGGCGGAGGTCCTGTCGCTGGCGATCTGGATCGGCTCGATCTGGGTCGCCTGGGCATTCGGTCCGACCGTCGCGGGTTATTTCGACCACAGCATCCACACGCCCGAACTGCGCCTGGTGACCGGCTACGGCCTGTGCATCGTCGGCATGCTGATCGTCGGCGCGCTGGTCAATGCGATCTTCCACCGGCTGGTGGTCGGTGCCGGCCTGTCTGGGCCGGATCGCGCGCTGGGCGTGTTGTTCGGTTTCGCCCGCGGCGTGCTGCTGGTGGCATTGATGGTGTTCCTGCTCGGTTTCACCGCCGTGGTGCGCGAGCCCTGGTGGCACCAGTCGCTGTTGCTGCCGCAGTTCCAGGGCGTGGCGGTCGCCGTCGGCCAGCACCTGCCGGCCAGCACGGGGCGTTACCTGCACCCTTCGCCCGAGGTGAGCGACAGCCTGTCCCGGCTCAAGACCGGCGCGGAAGGTGCCGATCTCTCCGGCATGCGGCGCCTGCTCGACGCGCAGGCCGCGACCTTGCGCGGGCCGCTTGCCGCACCCACATCGCCCGCTCCGGCGACGTCTTCTCCCGCGGTGGCTCCGGCCGGCGCGCCCTCGCATCCGTAA
- the purF gene encoding amidophosphoribosyltransferase, translating to MCGIIGIVGITEVASALYDGLTVLQHRGQDAAGIATVDGSRLRLHKGNGLVRDVFNQTTMSRLRGRIGIGHCRYPTAGSEGADEAQPLYVNSPYGIAFAHNGNLVNTDTLRKEMFEDDRRHINTDSDSEVLLNVLAHELQIQERMAITPDNIFKAVAGVHARAKGGYACIGLILGYGLVAFRDPNGIRPLVLGERVTEEGREYAVASESVALDVLGFKRLRDIEPGEAVVITDDGQLFSRHCAEAAVHAPCIFEYVYLARPDSMIEDVSVYKARLRMGEKLAQKIMRLRPDHGIDAVIPIPDTSRTAASALAGALGVPFREGLVKNRYVGRTFIMPGQGDRVKSVRRKLNAVDLEFRKKTVLLVDDSIVRGTTSKQIIQMARDAGAKRVYFASAAPPVRYPNVYGIDMPSAHELVAAGKTEQEVEQMLGADWLIYQDLEDLIWAVQDGNEDLQQFDTSCFSGEYVTGLEKDYLQQIELMRSDDAKAARRIA from the coding sequence ATGTGCGGAATCATCGGCATTGTCGGCATCACCGAGGTCGCCTCGGCGCTCTATGACGGGCTCACCGTCCTCCAGCACCGGGGCCAGGACGCCGCGGGCATCGCCACCGTGGATGGATCCCGCCTGCGCCTGCACAAAGGCAACGGCCTGGTGCGCGACGTGTTCAACCAGACGACGATGAGCCGCCTGCGCGGGCGCATCGGCATCGGCCACTGCCGTTATCCCACGGCCGGCTCCGAGGGGGCCGACGAGGCGCAGCCGCTGTACGTGAACTCGCCGTACGGCATCGCCTTCGCGCACAACGGCAACCTGGTGAACACCGATACGCTGCGCAAGGAGATGTTCGAGGACGACCGGCGCCACATCAACACCGATTCCGACTCCGAGGTGCTGCTGAACGTGCTGGCACACGAGCTGCAGATCCAGGAGCGCATGGCGATCACCCCGGACAACATCTTCAAGGCGGTGGCCGGCGTGCACGCGCGCGCCAAGGGTGGCTACGCCTGCATCGGCCTGATCCTCGGCTACGGCCTGGTCGCCTTCCGCGACCCCAACGGCATCCGTCCGCTGGTGCTGGGCGAGCGCGTCACCGAGGAGGGCCGCGAGTACGCGGTGGCGTCCGAGTCGGTGGCGCTGGACGTGCTGGGCTTCAAGCGCCTGCGCGACATCGAGCCGGGCGAGGCGGTGGTGATCACCGACGACGGCCAGCTGTTCAGCCGCCACTGCGCCGAGGCTGCGGTGCACGCGCCGTGCATCTTCGAATACGTCTACCTGGCCCGCCCGGACTCGATGATCGAGGACGTGTCGGTGTACAAGGCGCGCCTGCGCATGGGCGAGAAGCTGGCGCAGAAGATCATGCGGCTGCGCCCGGACCACGGCATCGACGCGGTGATCCCGATTCCCGACACCTCGCGCACCGCCGCCAGCGCGCTGGCCGGCGCGCTCGGCGTGCCGTTCCGCGAGGGCCTGGTGAAGAACCGCTACGTCGGCCGCACGTTCATCATGCCGGGGCAGGGCGATCGCGTGAAATCGGTGCGCCGCAAGCTCAACGCGGTGGACCTGGAGTTCCGCAAGAAGACCGTGCTGCTGGTCGACGACTCCATCGTGCGCGGCACCACCTCCAAGCAGATCATCCAGATGGCGCGCGATGCCGGCGCCAAGCGCGTGTATTTCGCCTCGGCCGCGCCGCCGGTGCGCTATCCGAACGTCTACGGCATCGACATGCCGTCGGCGCACGAGCTGGTCGCGGCCGGCAAGACCGAGCAGGAAGTCGAGCAGATGCTCGGCGCCGACTGGCTGATCTACCAGGATCTGGAGGATCTGATCTGGGCGGTGCAGGACGGCAACGAGGACCTGCAGCAGTTCGATACCTCGTGCTTCTCCGGCGAGTACGTCACCGGTCTGGAGAAGGACTACCTGCAGCAGATCGAGCTGATGCGCTCGGACGACGCCAAGGCGGCGCGCCGCATCGCCTGA
- a CDS encoding VOC family protein, translating to MDRLDTIEIKAFVPARDYALSRRFYADAGFEEKSEGDGVAYFAAGDCSFLLQDFHHPDLAGNLVMHLLVADVDAWHRHLCERGIAERYGVRLDTPADRPWRMRDFCMTDPSGVLWRIAQNIGGRPLADG from the coding sequence ATGGACCGCCTGGACACCATCGAGATCAAGGCTTTCGTTCCCGCCCGCGACTACGCGCTGTCGCGGCGCTTCTACGCCGATGCCGGCTTCGAGGAAAAATCCGAGGGCGATGGCGTCGCCTACTTCGCGGCCGGCGACTGCAGCTTCCTGCTGCAGGACTTTCACCATCCCGACCTGGCCGGCAATTTGGTCATGCACCTGCTGGTTGCCGATGTCGATGCCTGGCACCGGCACCTGTGCGAACGGGGCATCGCCGAGCGCTACGGCGTCCGTCTGGACACGCCGGCCGACCGGCCCTGGCGGATGCGCGATTTCTGCATGACCGATCCGTCCGGCGTGCTCTGGCGCATCGCCCAGAACATCGGCGGACGCCCGCTCGCGGACGGCTGA
- a CDS encoding ferritin-like domain-containing protein — protein sequence MNDLHAAAKTCLDAADPVEKLRLTHETWQALLAGELGPDAGSPPPAPIGAPGRPPRPRLVPARQVPQRGLGTPAGRAALVHAVAHIEFNAINLAWDAVYRFRGMPAGYYRDWASCAHDEARHFAMLAERLAELDHAYGDFDAHNGLWEMAEKTAHHDTARMALVPRVLEARGLDVTPGIIERLTTVGDTRTIAILEVILREEVAHVAAGTRWFHWCCARDGVEPRDTFIALLRQYMGPGLRGPFNHEARLRAGFDAGEMDRLLELANA from the coding sequence ATGAACGATCTGCACGCCGCCGCCAAGACCTGCCTGGACGCCGCCGACCCGGTCGAGAAGCTGCGCCTGACCCATGAAACCTGGCAGGCCCTGCTGGCCGGCGAGCTCGGGCCGGATGCGGGCTCGCCGCCACCGGCGCCGATCGGGGCGCCGGGCCGACCGCCGCGGCCCCGACTGGTGCCGGCCCGCCAGGTGCCGCAGCGTGGCCTGGGTACGCCGGCCGGCCGCGCCGCGCTCGTGCACGCGGTGGCGCATATCGAATTCAACGCGATCAACCTGGCCTGGGACGCGGTCTACCGTTTCCGCGGCATGCCGGCCGGGTACTACCGCGACTGGGCCAGCTGTGCGCATGACGAGGCACGGCACTTCGCGATGTTGGCCGAGCGGCTGGCCGAGCTGGACCACGCCTACGGCGACTTCGATGCGCACAACGGCCTGTGGGAGATGGCCGAGAAAACCGCCCACCACGACACGGCCCGCATGGCGCTGGTGCCGCGCGTGCTCGAGGCGCGTGGACTGGACGTGACGCCGGGCATCATCGAGCGGCTGACCACCGTCGGCGACACGCGGACCATCGCGATCCTCGAAGTGATCCTGCGCGAGGAGGTGGCCCACGTGGCCGCCGGTACCCGCTGGTTCCACTGGTGCTGCGCGCGCGACGGCGTGGAACCACGCGACACCTTCATCGCGCTGCTGCGTCAGTACATGGGCCCCGGCCTGCGCGGGCCGTTCAACCACGAGGCGCGACTGCGCGCCGGCTTCGATGCCGGGGAAATGGATCGCCTGCTGGAACTGGCGAACGCCTGA
- a CDS encoding SRPBCC family protein: MLSVSEAAELNVPADVVWKTLGDFGAADRYLDVVERCELRHHGSSVERLLHLRGGGLVHERLVQDCPHDRALRYTIVDSPLPVADYVSTLRVDALDGERCRVSWSATFDPDGAAEEQARDAVAAIYRMGFDGLRRLHAT, translated from the coding sequence ATGCTGAGTGTGTCCGAAGCTGCCGAACTGAACGTGCCCGCGGACGTCGTCTGGAAGACGCTGGGGGATTTCGGTGCCGCCGATCGTTACCTCGACGTGGTCGAACGATGCGAGTTGCGGCATCACGGGAGCAGCGTGGAGCGGCTGCTCCACCTGCGCGGAGGCGGCTTGGTGCATGAGCGCCTGGTACAGGACTGCCCGCATGACCGCGCGCTGCGCTACACCATCGTCGATTCGCCGTTGCCGGTGGCCGACTACGTCAGCACGCTTCGCGTCGACGCCCTGGATGGCGAGCGCTGCCGTGTCAGCTGGTCGGCGACGTTCGATCCGGACGGGGCCGCCGAGGAGCAGGCCCGCGACGCTGTCGCCGCGATCTACCGCATGGGTTTCGATGGCCTGCGACGCCTGCATGCCACGTAG